The following proteins are co-located in the Festucalex cinctus isolate MCC-2025b chromosome 15, RoL_Fcin_1.0, whole genome shotgun sequence genome:
- the LOC144002135 gene encoding histone H1-like, whose amino-acid sequence MAEVAPAPASPTKATKKKASKPAKKRGGPSVSELIVQAVAASNERNGVSLASLKKSLAAAGYDVDKNRSRVKLAVVGLVNKGTLVQTKGTGASGSFKISKKAEGKAKAPVKAAKKTPTKAKKPAAKKATPSKKPKTAAAKKTAAKKSPKKPATPKKKAAKKATKSPKKATPKKAPAAKKTVAKKSPAKKVAKPKSVKKAAPKKK is encoded by the coding sequence ATGGCAGAAGTAGCTCCAGCCCCAGCCTCCCCGACGAAGGCGACCAAGAAGAAGGCGTCCAAGCCCGCGAAGAAGAGGGGCGGACCCAGCGTCAGCGAGCTCATCGTCCAGGCCGTGGCCGCGTCCAACGAGCGCAATGGCGTCTCTCTGGCCTCCCTCAAGAAGTCGCTGGCGGCCGCCGGCTACGACGTGGACAAGAACAGGTCCCGCGTCAAGCTCGCCGTCGTCGGCCTGGTGAACAAGGGAACTCTGGTTCAGACCAAAGGCACCGGCGCCTCTGGCTCCTTCAAGATAAGCAAGAAGGCCGAGGGGAAGGCAAAGGCGCCCGTTAAGGCAGCCAAGAAGACCCCCACCAAAGCCAAGAAGCCCGCCGCCAAGAAAGCGACGCCGAGCAAGAAGCCCAAAACAGCCGCAGCCAAGAAGACGGCCGCCAAGAAATCCCCCAAGAAGCCCGCGACACCCAAGAAGAAAGCCGCCAAGAAAGCCACCAAGAGCCCCAAGAAGGCGACACCCAAAAAAGCCCCAGCGGCCAAGAAGACCGTCGCGAAGAAGAGCCCCGCCAAAAAGGTGGctaagcccaaaagtgtcaagaaGGCAGCACCCAAAAAGAAGTGA
- the LOC144002147 gene encoding histone H4-like: protein MSGRGKGGVKIGKGGAKRHRKVLRDNIQGITKPAIRRLARRGGVKRISGLIYEETRGVLKVFLENVIRDAVTYTEHAKRKTVTAMDVVYALKRQGRTLYGFGG, encoded by the exons ATGTCTGGCCGCGGAAAAGGtgg TGTAAAAATCGGAAAAGGAGGCGCTAAACGTCACCGTAAAGTTCTCCGGGACAACATCCAAGGCATCACCAAGCCCGCCATCCGTCGTCTGGCTCGTCGCGGAGGAGTCAAGCGCATCTCCGGCCTCATCTACGAGGAAACTCGCGGTGTGCTGAAGGTTTTCCTGGAGAACGTCATCCGCGACGCTGTCACCTACACCGAGCACGCCAAGAGGAAGACCGTGACCGCCATGGATGTGGTGTACGCACTCAAGAGACAAGGGCGTACACTTTACGGCTTTGGCGGCTGA